A window of the Mucilaginibacter sp. cycad4 genome harbors these coding sequences:
- a CDS encoding competence/damage-inducible protein A, producing the protein MLAEIITIGDEILIGQIVDTNSAWMATELNKIGIRVKQISSISDDKEHILKALAEAANRASIIFITGGLGPTKDDITKKTLAEYFGVELVENKDAFANVERIFAKYNRPLLEINKQQALVPANCEVVLNENGTAPGMWFNHDGVIYVSMPGVPFEMMYMMEGQVLPKIKATLKLPVIIHKTLLTVGEGESFLAERIADIENDLPSHIKLAYLPKLGQVRLRLSAFGEDETALQKEVEAFATRFIERIGAPFVIDQDIPLEKAILDLMESNGLTLSVAESCTGGYLSHLFTQHPGSSQVFLGGAVSYSYELKESILGVKNETLWQHGAVSEETVKEMVEGALLNFKSDLAVAITGVAGPGGGTEDKPVGTVWIAVAGKQKTYLKKYTFGSKRRQNIERSAVMALSMLNTLLTEIKK; encoded by the coding sequence ATGCTGGCAGAAATAATTACCATCGGCGACGAAATACTTATCGGACAAATTGTTGATACCAATTCGGCCTGGATGGCTACCGAACTTAACAAGATAGGGATAAGGGTAAAACAGATCTCATCAATAAGCGATGACAAAGAACATATCCTGAAGGCATTAGCCGAAGCTGCAAACCGGGCCAGTATCATTTTTATTACCGGTGGCCTTGGCCCAACAAAAGATGATATCACCAAAAAAACATTAGCCGAATACTTTGGTGTTGAACTTGTTGAAAACAAGGATGCATTTGCCAATGTAGAACGCATTTTTGCCAAATATAACCGCCCGCTGCTGGAGATCAACAAACAACAGGCGCTTGTTCCTGCCAATTGCGAAGTTGTGCTTAATGAAAACGGCACTGCCCCGGGTATGTGGTTTAATCACGATGGGGTTATCTATGTGTCGATGCCGGGTGTGCCGTTTGAGATGATGTATATGATGGAAGGGCAGGTATTACCTAAAATTAAGGCTACCTTAAAGCTACCGGTGATCATTCATAAAACGCTGCTAACCGTTGGCGAGGGTGAATCATTTTTGGCCGAACGGATTGCGGATATCGAAAATGATCTGCCATCGCATATTAAACTGGCCTACCTGCCCAAGTTAGGCCAGGTTCGATTACGGTTAAGTGCTTTTGGCGAAGATGAAACTGCTTTGCAAAAAGAAGTTGAAGCATTTGCCACCCGGTTTATTGAGCGCATAGGTGCACCGTTTGTGATTGACCAGGATATACCGCTTGAAAAAGCCATCCTTGATTTGATGGAAAGCAACGGCCTTACTTTATCAGTAGCCGAAAGCTGTACAGGTGGTTACCTTTCACATTTGTTTACCCAGCATCCGGGCTCGTCGCAGGTGTTTTTAGGCGGCGCGGTTTCCTATTCGTACGAGTTAAAGGAGAGCATTTTAGGGGTAAAGAACGAAACTTTATGGCAACACGGAGCCGTTAGTGAAGAAACTGTAAAAGAAATGGTAGAGGGGGCGCTGCTGAATTTCAAATCGGATCTTGCCGTAGCTATAACAGGCGTTGCCGGCCCGGGGGGCGGAACAGAAGATAAACCCGTTGGTACTGTGTGGATTGCAGTTGCCGGAAAGCAAAAAACATACCTGAAGAAATACACATTTGGCAGTAAGCGCCGCCAAAACATTGAACGGAGTGCAGTAATGGCCCTGTCAATGTTGAATACTTTACTTACTGAAATTAAAAAGTAA
- a CDS encoding dihydrolipoamide acetyltransferase family protein yields the protein MAKYQLLLPKMGESVAEATVIKWVKKPGDKVNADDAVMEIATDKVDSDVPSPVAGKLVEQLYQENDVVQVGAVIAIIETEEPEAAPVTVQPEEASAPQPAEEPKITEPTYQEAVPFKEAEKAPEPEISEIQSADLSGIPGIDQLEQKSPPVAPVFKSEGRFYSPLVRNIATQEGISIDVLDSIPGTGSDGRLTKDDLLNYLQAKTSSVVQNTQSSAPVEPFNAQPVEQPVKAVELAKETQPVAEPAPRPVIAATQEPAKTEIPKAAPVEQQPASVTSVSGADEIIEMDRMRRLIADHMVMSKQTSPHVTSFVEADVTNLVLWREKVKNSFEKREGEKITFTPIFIEAVAKAIKDFPMINVSVNGTQIIKKAAINISMATALPNGNLIVPVIKKADELNLVGLTKAVNDLANRARNGKLLPDDVKEGTFTITNVGSFGNVMGTPIINQPQVAILAVGAIKKKPAVIETKEGDMIAIRHMMFLSLSYDHRVVDGALGGSFVRRVADYLEKWDNSREV from the coding sequence ATGGCCAAATACCAGCTGTTATTGCCAAAAATGGGGGAGAGTGTTGCTGAAGCAACCGTTATCAAATGGGTAAAAAAACCGGGTGATAAGGTTAATGCAGACGATGCGGTAATGGAAATTGCTACCGATAAAGTTGATTCGGATGTGCCTTCGCCGGTAGCCGGCAAGTTAGTTGAACAATTGTATCAGGAAAACGATGTGGTACAGGTTGGGGCGGTTATAGCGATCATTGAAACTGAAGAACCTGAAGCTGCACCGGTAACTGTTCAGCCGGAAGAAGCTTCTGCTCCTCAACCTGCCGAAGAACCGAAAATAACAGAACCAACATACCAGGAAGCCGTTCCCTTTAAAGAAGCTGAAAAAGCACCCGAGCCTGAAATAAGCGAAATTCAGTCTGCAGATTTATCGGGTATTCCGGGTATTGATCAGCTTGAGCAAAAAAGCCCGCCTGTTGCTCCGGTATTTAAATCTGAAGGGCGTTTTTATTCGCCCCTTGTAAGAAATATTGCCACACAGGAAGGCATCAGTATTGATGTGTTAGATAGCATCCCCGGAACCGGTTCGGATGGCCGTTTAACCAAAGATGACCTGCTGAATTATTTGCAGGCAAAAACTTCATCTGTTGTTCAAAATACCCAGTCTTCAGCCCCGGTTGAGCCGTTTAATGCTCAACCTGTCGAACAACCTGTAAAAGCCGTTGAGTTGGCTAAGGAAACACAGCCGGTTGCTGAACCGGCGCCGCGACCGGTAATTGCTGCAACTCAGGAACCTGCAAAAACCGAAATTCCAAAAGCTGCGCCTGTTGAGCAGCAGCCCGCTTCGGTTACTTCTGTATCCGGTGCCGATGAGATCATAGAGATGGACAGGATGCGCCGTTTGATTGCCGACCATATGGTGATGAGCAAACAAACGTCGCCCCACGTTACCTCATTTGTTGAAGCCGATGTTACCAACCTGGTATTATGGCGCGAAAAAGTAAAGAACAGCTTTGAAAAACGTGAGGGTGAAAAAATAACCTTTACACCTATATTTATTGAGGCAGTAGCGAAAGCCATCAAGGATTTCCCGATGATCAATGTATCTGTTAACGGTACCCAGATCATTAAGAAAGCTGCAATCAATATTAGTATGGCTACGGCTTTGCCAAATGGTAACCTGATTGTGCCGGTAATTAAAAAGGCAGATGAACTTAACCTTGTTGGTTTAACAAAGGCCGTTAATGACCTGGCAAACCGTGCACGCAACGGCAAGTTATTGCCCGATGATGTAAAAGAAGGTACATTTACGATTACCAACGTAGGCTCGTTTGGTAATGTAATGGGTACGCCCATAATCAACCAGCCTCAGGTTGCAATTTTAGCTGTTGGCGCTATCAAGAAAAAGCCTGCTGTTATTGAAACAAAAGAGGGCGATATGATCGCTATACGCCACATGATGTTCCTGTCATTATCATATGATCACCGCGTTGTAGATGGTGCTTTAGGAGGCTCGTTTGTAAGGCGTGTTGCCGATTATTTGGAGAAATGGGACAATAGCAGGGAAGTGTAG
- a CDS encoding protein-L-isoaspartate(D-aspartate) O-methyltransferase translates to MAYKYTDNYREQGARKRLVDVLRKKGIGDEHVLEAIGKVKRHCFFDETFWNQAYRDIAFPIGEGQTISQPYTVAYQTELLHIRKGDKVLEIGTGSGYQTCILLELGANVYTIERQEKLYHRTKYVLPNEMGYNARFFLGDGSVGIAEHAPYDKIIVTAGAPTVPEVLLKQLKIGGILVIPVGDEETQKMVTILKVGDNDYEKIVLDTFRFVPLVGDKAW, encoded by the coding sequence ATGGCTTACAAGTATACTGATAATTACCGCGAACAGGGCGCCCGTAAAAGGTTGGTTGATGTTTTAAGAAAGAAGGGAATTGGCGACGAACACGTTTTAGAGGCTATTGGCAAGGTAAAACGTCATTGCTTTTTTGATGAAACTTTCTGGAACCAGGCTTACAGGGATATTGCGTTCCCGATAGGCGAGGGGCAAACCATATCGCAGCCCTATACTGTGGCCTATCAAACCGAACTGCTGCATATCCGCAAAGGGGATAAAGTACTTGAAATAGGCACAGGTTCGGGGTATCAAACCTGTATCCTGCTTGAGCTTGGAGCTAATGTTTACACTATTGAACGCCAGGAGAAGCTTTATCACCGCACTAAATATGTATTGCCTAATGAAATGGGTTACAATGCCCGTTTTTTTCTGGGAGACGGCTCTGTTGGAATAGCGGAACACGCACCTTATGATAAGATCATTGTTACCGCCGGAGCGCCGACCGTGCCTGAAGTGCTGTTAAAGCAATTAAAGATAGGCGGCATCCTGGTTATCCCGGTTGGCGATGAGGAAACCCAAAAAATGGTTACAATACTAAAAGTGGGAGATAATGACTATGAAAAGATTGTGCTGGATACCTTTAGGTTTGTGCCATTGGTAGGCGATAAGGCGTGGTAA
- the smpB gene encoding SsrA-binding protein SmpB encodes MSQDNIYIKNKKAYFEYHILDKYVAGIQLLGTEIKSIRQGKANINDAFCTFINNQLYVRNLHISEYSFGSFYNHEAKRDRILLLNKKELKKLQTRGEERGLTIVPLALFISERGFAKLEIGLAQGKKTFDKRETLKERDTKIELDRVMKR; translated from the coding sequence ATGAGCCAGGATAACATCTATATAAAAAATAAAAAAGCCTACTTTGAGTATCATATCCTTGATAAATACGTTGCAGGCATACAGCTGCTTGGTACCGAGATCAAGTCGATAAGGCAGGGAAAAGCTAACATTAACGACGCTTTTTGTACATTCATTAACAACCAGTTGTATGTACGCAACCTGCATATCTCTGAATACTCGTTTGGCTCGTTCTATAACCATGAAGCCAAACGCGACCGCATCCTGCTGCTAAATAAAAAAGAGCTCAAAAAACTCCAGACCCGCGGCGAAGAACGGGGATTAACCATAGTCCCGCTGGCGTTATTTATTAGCGAGCGGGGATTTGCGAAACTGGAGATAGGTCTTGCGCAGGGTAAAAAAACATTTGATAAACGCGAAACATTAAAAGAACGCGATACGAAGATAGAACTGGACAGGGTGATGAAAAGGTAA
- a CDS encoding Nramp family divalent metal transporter, translated as MNNKHNESLGNVHGSVTTENKTGWRKLAAFLGPAYLVSVGYMDPGNWATDIAGGSAFGYKLIWVLFVSNMIALLLQSLAARLGIVRGLDLAQASKNAYPRFANFCLYILAQIAIVACDLAEIIGMAIGLKLLFHLPLIWGVSLTITDTVLMLYLMNKGMRKLEGFIISMIFIVGLSFLVEMFIVKPNVIEVAKGFIPGNLFKGDKISQQMLYIAIGIIGATVMPHNLYLHSSLVQTRQITRTEEGFRAAIKFNLFDTVIALNLAFFVNAAILILAASAFFRNGYFEVAEIQDAFKLLEHIFGAIAPTLFAIALIASGQSSTITGTLAGQIIMEGHINLRIEPWLRRLLTRVLAIVPAVFTILFYGEGGLGKLLILSQVVLSLQLGFAVIPLIHFTSDRKRMGKFAINFQTRALAWGSALLIVALNAKLVYEQIGDWISGNPSSIWIYAVVVPIVIGIALLLIYVFIRPLLFKHYDRPAIVPHGIANAITELDAITYSHIAITIDFSKNDTDCLRHAIMQGGKKADYTLIHVVETAGARYYGGEVLDNETQIDFNNLDKYVCALKNLGYNAQGQIGYGNPASAIAEIVKDEKIDFIVMGSHGHKALKDLIFGTTVNSVRHKVNVPVLVVKPQSN; from the coding sequence ATGAACAATAAACACAACGAATCTTTAGGCAACGTACACGGATCTGTAACCACCGAAAATAAAACCGGCTGGCGCAAGCTGGCGGCATTTTTGGGTCCGGCTTACCTGGTGAGCGTAGGCTATATGGATCCAGGAAACTGGGCAACGGATATCGCAGGCGGTAGTGCTTTTGGATATAAGCTTATCTGGGTGTTGTTTGTATCTAACATGATTGCCCTCCTGCTGCAATCACTGGCAGCCCGCTTGGGAATAGTACGCGGGCTCGACCTTGCACAGGCCTCAAAAAACGCTTACCCACGTTTTGCGAATTTTTGCTTGTATATATTAGCACAGATAGCCATTGTAGCATGTGACCTTGCCGAAATTATTGGCATGGCCATTGGTTTAAAACTGCTGTTTCACCTTCCGTTAATCTGGGGCGTATCGCTTACCATCACTGATACCGTACTGATGCTCTACCTCATGAACAAGGGCATGCGCAAACTCGAAGGTTTTATTATTTCGATGATCTTTATAGTGGGGCTCTCTTTTTTGGTCGAAATGTTTATTGTTAAGCCCAATGTAATAGAAGTAGCAAAGGGTTTCATCCCCGGCAACTTGTTTAAAGGCGACAAAATAAGCCAGCAAATGCTTTATATAGCTATAGGCATTATTGGTGCTACGGTAATGCCGCATAATCTATATCTTCATTCATCGCTGGTACAAACCCGTCAAATAACCCGTACCGAAGAAGGCTTCAGGGCCGCTATTAAGTTTAACCTTTTTGATACCGTTATAGCCCTTAATCTTGCTTTTTTTGTGAATGCGGCTATTTTAATATTAGCAGCAAGCGCCTTTTTCAGGAACGGCTATTTTGAAGTAGCGGAGATCCAGGATGCATTCAAGCTACTGGAGCATATTTTCGGTGCAATAGCCCCTACTTTATTTGCTATAGCGCTCATTGCTTCGGGCCAAAGTTCAACCATTACCGGTACACTTGCCGGGCAAATCATTATGGAAGGGCACATTAACCTGCGGATAGAGCCCTGGTTACGCCGCCTGCTTACCCGTGTACTGGCCATCGTGCCGGCTGTGTTTACCATACTTTTTTATGGCGAGGGCGGATTAGGAAAGCTCCTGATCTTAAGCCAGGTTGTATTAAGCCTGCAACTGGGTTTTGCGGTAATTCCGCTTATCCATTTCACGTCCGACAGAAAAAGAATGGGGAAGTTTGCCATCAATTTCCAGACAAGGGCATTGGCATGGGGAAGTGCACTGTTAATTGTTGCATTAAACGCCAAACTGGTATATGAACAAATTGGCGATTGGATAAGTGGAAATCCGTCATCAATATGGATCTATGCTGTAGTAGTTCCTATTGTCATTGGTATAGCACTATTACTGATCTATGTTTTTATACGACCGTTATTATTTAAACATTATGACAGGCCTGCTATTGTACCACATGGGATAGCCAATGCCATTACCGAGCTCGATGCGATAACTTATAGCCACATCGCCATAACTATAGATTTTTCAAAGAATGATACCGATTGTCTGCGGCATGCTATTATGCAGGGAGGCAAAAAGGCCGATTATACATTGATACACGTTGTTGAAACAGCCGGCGCGCGTTACTATGGCGGAGAGGTGCTAGACAATGAAACCCAAATTGATTTTAATAACCTTGACAAATATGTTTGTGCTTTAAAGAACCTTGGCTACAATGCCCAGGGACAAATTGGCTATGGTAACCCGGCCAGCGCCATAGCCGAAATTGTAAAGGACGAAAAGATTGATTTCATTGTCATGGGTTCGCACGGACACAAAGCTTTAAAAGATCTTATATTTGGCACCACCGTAAACTCTGTAAGGCACAAGGTTAATGTGCCGGTACTGGTGGTAAAGCCACAGTCAAACTAA
- a CDS encoding metal-dependent transcriptional regulator: MNTLAEENYLKAIYHLAVNDGNASTNQIASSLNTKASSVTDMLKKLADKALINYTPYQGVSLTPSGEKIAIGIIRKHRLWEYFLVEKLNFKWDQVHDLAEEMEHISSEELIDRLDKFMGYPKHDPHGDPIPDCNGRFNTHELKPVSAVTVNQIGIISGVRDHSSSFLQYLDKKQLTIGCKIMITDIIEYDHSVVVQTGNKEVHISREVANNLLIAL; encoded by the coding sequence ATGAATACTTTAGCCGAGGAAAACTACTTAAAAGCCATCTATCATCTTGCTGTAAATGATGGAAATGCAAGTACAAATCAAATTGCATCCTCGCTAAATACCAAAGCATCTTCGGTTACCGATATGCTAAAAAAACTTGCTGATAAAGCGCTCATCAATTATACCCCTTACCAGGGCGTGAGCCTCACCCCCTCCGGCGAGAAAATAGCAATAGGTATTATCCGTAAACACCGGCTATGGGAATACTTTTTAGTTGAAAAACTTAATTTTAAATGGGACCAGGTACATGACCTTGCCGAAGAGATGGAACATATCTCATCCGAAGAGCTGATTGACCGTCTCGATAAGTTTATGGGCTATCCCAAGCATGACCCGCACGGCGACCCGATACCTGATTGCAACGGCCGCTTTAACACACATGAGTTAAAACCAGTCTCGGCCGTAACAGTTAACCAAATCGGTATAATTTCAGGCGTCCGCGACCATAGTTCATCCTTTTTACAATACCTCGATAAAAAACAACTTACCATCGGCTGCAAAATAATGATCACTGATATTATTGAATATGACCATTCGGTAGTGGTGCAAACCGGCAATAAAGAAGTGCACATTAGCCGCGAAGTAGCCAACAATCTGCTTATAGCCCTATGA
- a CDS encoding Lrp/AsnC family transcriptional regulator: MAAELDKIDLQILKILQENGRITNLQLSNEIGLSPAPTLERVRKLENAEYIKSYHALVDEEKLGLGIKTFIQISLDFHQKNTIQTFLDEIKNIKEVTECHHVTGQCDFLLKVYVRDIKSYEQLIMEKISRITVVKTFQTMMIMSTSKKEPIVPLEY, from the coding sequence ATGGCCGCCGAATTAGATAAAATAGACCTACAAATACTCAAGATTTTACAGGAAAACGGAAGGATAACCAACCTCCAGTTGTCTAACGAGATAGGGCTTTCGCCAGCACCTACCCTTGAGCGAGTGCGTAAACTTGAGAACGCAGAATACATTAAAAGCTATCATGCCCTGGTAGATGAAGAGAAGTTAGGATTAGGAATCAAAACCTTTATCCAGATCTCCCTTGATTTTCATCAGAAAAATACCATTCAAACTTTTTTGGATGAGATCAAGAACATTAAGGAAGTTACCGAATGTCATCACGTAACCGGCCAGTGCGATTTTTTGCTGAAGGTATACGTACGCGACATTAAATCATATGAACAACTGATCATGGAAAAGATCAGCCGCATTACCGTGGTAAAAACATTCCAAACCATGATGATCATGTCTACCAGTAAAAAGGAGCCTATAGTA